The window GGTGCCCAGACCTCGGCCGCGGTTCGTGCCGGCTCCGATGAGCAGGTGGATACCGGTGTCGTGGGGGCGTGCCGGGTAGTACCGGGCGAGCGGGTCGAGGTCGGCCCGGTAGATCTCCCAGTAGCTCATCGGTGTGCCGTCGAGGAGGCCGAGGCAGGGAAGGCTGTGGCCGTCGCCGTCGAGCTGGGCCCGCAGGTGATCTGCGGTGGTCGAGGCCGGGCCGGCGAGTTCCCAATAGGCGGCCACCTCGGGGTCGTTCATCCATCCCGCGATGAGGTCCAGGTCTCTACGTGGGCGTACGGGTTCGAGGCGGAAGGCTCCGGCAGCGGTGGCGATGGCGTCCCAGGTGGCCGGGGAGTCGAGCAGGTCGGCTTCTGCGAGCAGGGGCCAGCGCTGCGGGGGGCGGCGCATGTGGCCGAGGGAGTATCCGGTTGTGGCGAGGGCTGAACCGACGGGACCGGTCGAGGTGTCGGTGGAGGGCATGGGGCTCTTCTCCGTGTCGGTACGGACGCGTCAGTCGTGAAGGGGGTTGGTGATGGTGACGTAGACGGACTGGGTGTCGACGGGACCGACGAGTTCGTCGAGGCCGCCCAGGCGGGTGAGCAGGTTGGCTTTGCAGCGGAGGGTGGGTGAGTCGAGCAGTTGGGCGGGGAGCGGCCCGAGGCCCGCGTTCTTCCCGAGGAAGCGGCGGAAGGCCGCGAGGAGTACGCGTTCGTCGGCGAGGTGCTGGGACCCGAAGGCGCCGATGAGGCCGAGCACGTTGTTGATGCCGAGGTAGTAGGCGAAGCGTTCGTCGGTGACGGCGTCGGAGACGAAGGTGTCGCTGGCGCTGCCGATGCCGGGGAGCCGGTGTTGCAGTTCCGCGCGGTGGGAGTCGCGGAAGTAGTAGCCCTGGTTGTCGCGGTAGCGGCCGCCGATCGGCCAGCCGGCCGGGTCGAGGAGCACCAGGGTGTTCTGTTGGTGCGCTTCGAGGGCGACCCCGGCGAGTGCGTCGAGGGCGAGGATCGGCCGGACGACGTGGTCGAGGTAGCGCAGGAACCACTCGGCGGCGACGGCGGGGACCGGGCGGCCGGTGGAGGCGGCGAGCCGGGCGACGGTCTCGACGAGCGGGGAGCGCATCGTGGTCCGACCGGGCCACGGCCGCGGAGTGGTGAGCGCGGCGATGCAGAGGGCGTCGTCGTCGGAGCGGAAGGGGTTGTGGCGCAGCAGGGCGTCGAGTCCCGGGACGGGCGTGCCGTCGAGGGAGTCGACGGCGACCCAGGCGGGGTCGCGGACGATGTCGAAACCGGGGTGGGCCGACTGCCACTGCTCGGCGAGTCGGGCGCGCAGCAGGCGGTGGACCTCGACGCCGCGGTGGAGTTCCTTGCGGAGGTTCTCCCGGCGGGAGTTGGTGATGCGCAGGCCCAGGGACAGCTTGAGCATCGCGGGGGAACCGGGGCGGTGCACGGTGCGAATGGAGGAGGTGGGATACCAGGGGTCGCCGTACGGGCCCAGGTCGGTCAGGAGTCCGGCGTCGCACAGGGCGGCGACGGCCGGGCGTTGGAGGAGGTCGCGGGCCTGCCAGGGGTGAAGCGGAAGAGGGGTGGTGCCGGTGGGCGAGGGCAGACCGGGCGCAAGGCGGGCGAACAGTTGGGCGGCGGAAACCGGGCGGCCGCGTTCGGTCCAGGCGGAGTCGGTGGCGAGGACGGCAGGCGCGACCGCGAACCAGTGCAGGGGGAAGGAGCCGTGGAGTTCGGGTGAGTAGCGGCGCACCTCGGCTTCGGAGAGACCTTCGCGGCTCTTCGGGGTCGGGTGCAGGGGGTGGCCGAGGAGGAGGGACTGTTCGGCGGTGAGGAATCGGTCCTCGGCGACGGGGGCGGGGGCAGCGGGGCGGGCTCGCCGGTCGGCGATGAACTCCGCCGTGCGCTGGACCGAGTCGGCGACCCGGCCGACCAGATCGGCGCCGCCACGGCCGGTGCCCTCACGGGCGATGAGCGCGGCGAGGGTGACGGCGTCCAGCGCGGGGGCTTCGGCTGGGGCGCCTTCGATCCGGGCGGAGGCGAAGCGGTGCCAGCCGGCCGGCGACCAGTGCCGGACGGCGACGAGTACCGCGGTGCCGGATGCGGGCAGGGGGATGCGGAGCGGCGTTCCAGCGGGCCCGTCGGGGCGGCCGAGGCCGCTTTCGCGGACCCAGCACCGCAGCAGGTTCTCCACCGCGGCGGTTTCGGCGGCGATGGCCGGGTCGGGGTGGTCGAGCAGGTCTGGGAGCATCGCGGAGCCCGGTGTGCCGGGACCGGCGCCTGCCCCGGTTCCTCCCGCTTCGAATCTGCGGCTTCCGCCCACCTGCCGTGGCACGCCGGCGGGAGACACCGGCGCGTGGTGCGGTTCGGCCGCCGCCGCGACCGGGATCGGTGCCTCGGGCGGGGGCGTCGGGGCGGCTGCGGACGTTGGGGCGGACGGGGCACGGCCGGGGTCCGGGGCGGACGGGGCGGACGGGGCGGCCGGGGCGCGGTGGTGCCCCGGCACGTCCGATGCTCGGCCTGGCTCCGGACTTGCCGCCGGAGCGACCTCGGGCGCCGGGGCGATTCCGGGGCTGGGGGTGGGGCTGGGGGCGCCGCTGGGGCTCGCGCTGAGGCTGGGGGTGCCGGCGCTGGGGCTGGGGCTGGGGCTGGGGCTGGGGCTGGGGCTGGGGCTGGGGCTGGGGCTGGGGCTGGGGCTGGGGCTGGGGACAGCCTCGGGGATGGGTGGGGTGTCGTGACCCAGTGCGGTGGCGGGAGCGGTCGGATCCTGAGGGGTGCCCGCTGTCGGTGGCGCCTCAGGCCGGGCGCCCGGGGTCGGGGGCTTGGGTGCTGCGATGGGGGCAGTGTCTCGTACCGGGTCGGGTGCGAGGCGGGGCGAAGGGGTGTCCTCGCGGGCCGGCCTGAAGCTCCGGGACGACGCCGGGTTCGGACCGGGGTCCGCCTCTCCCGGGTCGAGGGACCGGGCCTCGGTCGGAGCCGGGCGCGGGCTCGGGCCCGAGCCGGCGAACGGGGTGGGGGCGAGCCACAGCAGCGGGGTGAGGTCCTGCCCCGTGA of the Streptomyces sp. NBC_01426 genome contains:
- a CDS encoding GNAT family N-acetyltransferase; the encoded protein is MPSTDTSTGPVGSALATTGYSLGHMRRPPQRWPLLAEADLLDSPATWDAIATAAGAFRLEPVRPRRDLDLIAGWMNDPEVAAYWELAGPASTTADHLRAQLDGDGHSLPCLGLLDGTPMSYWEIYRADLDPLARYYPARPHDTGIHLLIGAGTNRGRGLGTTLLRAAADLLLDNRPRCARVIAEPDIRNTPSVSAFLNSGFRYSAEIDLPEKRAALMIRERALRNLI
- a CDS encoding IucA/IucC family protein: MLPDLLDHPDPAIAAETAAVENLLRCWVRESGLGRPDGPAGTPLRIPLPASGTAVLVAVRHWSPAGWHRFASARIEGAPAEAPALDAVTLAALIAREGTGRGGADLVGRVADSVQRTAEFIADRRARPAAPAPVAEDRFLTAEQSLLLGHPLHPTPKSREGLSEAEVRRYSPELHGSFPLHWFAVAPAVLATDSAWTERGRPVSAAQLFARLAPGLPSPTGTTPLPLHPWQARDLLQRPAVAALCDAGLLTDLGPYGDPWYPTSSIRTVHRPGSPAMLKLSLGLRITNSRRENLRKELHRGVEVHRLLRARLAEQWQSAHPGFDIVRDPAWVAVDSLDGTPVPGLDALLRHNPFRSDDDALCIAALTTPRPWPGRTTMRSPLVETVARLAASTGRPVPAVAAEWFLRYLDHVVRPILALDALAGVALEAHQQNTLVLLDPAGWPIGGRYRDNQGYYFRDSHRAELQHRLPGIGSASDTFVSDAVTDERFAYYLGINNVLGLIGAFGSQHLADERVLLAAFRRFLGKNAGLGPLPAQLLDSPTLRCKANLLTRLGGLDELVGPVDTQSVYVTITNPLHD